Proteins from a single region of Chromobacterium sp. ATCC 53434:
- the der gene encoding ribosome biogenesis GTPase Der has translation MKPTVALVGRPNVGKSTLFNRLTRSRDALVADQPGLTRDRHYGQGRVGEKPYLVVDTGGFEPVVDEGILFEMAKQTLQAVDEADAVVFLVDGRAGLTPQDKIIANRLRQLDRPVFLAVNKAEGMKHAIAGAEFHELALGEPLVVSAAHGDGVRELMELVLEGFPDEVEEEDSRHPKFAVIGRPNVGKSTLVNAILGEERVIAFDQAGTTRDSIYIDFEREGHTYTIIDTAGVRRRAKVNEMLEKFSVIKTMKAIEDANVAVLVLDAQLDISEQDATIAGFALEAGRALVVAVNKWDNLDGEQKENVRREIARKLNFLDFAKFHYISAIEGRGVADLFKSIDEAYRAAMAKLATPKLTRVLQVALERQQPPRAGLIRPKMRYAHQGGQNPPIIVVHGNALDNIPASYTRYLEHTFRKVFKLQGTPLRVQYKSSDNPFDNDEKDKPRAKAKPMSKMRGREKEVRYGKNSKK, from the coding sequence ATGAAACCTACCGTAGCGCTGGTCGGCCGCCCCAATGTGGGCAAGTCGACCCTTTTCAACCGGCTGACCCGCAGCCGCGACGCCCTGGTCGCCGACCAGCCGGGCCTGACGCGTGACCGCCACTACGGCCAAGGCCGCGTCGGCGAGAAACCGTACCTGGTGGTCGATACCGGCGGCTTCGAGCCGGTGGTCGACGAAGGCATTCTGTTCGAGATGGCCAAGCAGACGCTGCAGGCCGTCGACGAGGCCGATGCCGTGGTCTTCCTGGTCGACGGCCGCGCCGGTCTGACGCCGCAGGACAAGATCATCGCCAACCGCCTGCGCCAGCTGGATCGTCCGGTGTTCCTGGCCGTCAACAAGGCCGAGGGCATGAAGCACGCGATCGCTGGCGCCGAGTTCCATGAGCTGGCGCTGGGCGAGCCGCTGGTGGTCTCGGCCGCCCACGGCGACGGCGTGCGCGAACTGATGGAGCTGGTGCTGGAAGGCTTCCCCGACGAAGTCGAGGAAGAGGACAGCCGCCACCCGAAGTTCGCGGTGATCGGCCGCCCCAATGTCGGCAAGTCGACGTTGGTCAACGCCATCCTCGGCGAAGAGCGGGTGATCGCCTTCGACCAGGCCGGCACCACTCGCGACAGCATCTATATTGATTTTGAGCGAGAAGGCCATACCTATACCATCATCGACACCGCCGGCGTGCGCCGTCGCGCCAAGGTCAACGAGATGCTGGAGAAGTTTTCCGTCATCAAGACGATGAAGGCGATCGAAGACGCCAACGTCGCGGTGCTGGTGCTGGACGCGCAGCTGGACATTTCCGAGCAGGACGCGACCATCGCCGGCTTCGCGCTGGAAGCGGGCCGGGCCTTGGTGGTGGCGGTCAACAAGTGGGACAATCTGGACGGCGAACAGAAGGAAAACGTGCGCCGCGAGATCGCCCGCAAGCTGAACTTCCTGGATTTCGCAAAGTTTCATTACATCTCGGCCATTGAAGGCCGCGGTGTGGCAGACTTGTTCAAGTCCATCGACGAGGCCTACCGCGCGGCGATGGCCAAGCTGGCGACGCCGAAGCTGACGCGGGTGCTGCAAGTGGCGCTGGAACGCCAGCAGCCGCCGCGTGCGGGCCTGATCCGCCCGAAGATGCGCTACGCGCACCAAGGCGGCCAGAACCCGCCGATTATCGTCGTGCACGGCAACGCGCTCGACAATATACCGGCCAGTTACACCCGTTATCTGGAACATACGTTCCGCAAGGTGTTCAAACTGCAGGGCACGCCGCTGAGAGTGCAGTACAAGTCGTCGGACAATCCGTTCGACAACGACGAGAAGGACAAGCCGCGGGCCAAGGCCAAGCCGATGTCCAAAATGCGGGGCAGGGAAAAGGAAGTTCGCTACGGCAAGAACAGCAAGAAATAG
- the hfq gene encoding RNA chaperone Hfq encodes MSSKGQMLQDPFLNILRKEHVPVSIYLVNGIKLQGQVESFDQYVVLLKNTVTQMVYKHAISTVVPARPVNIPHEHPVQKQEQAQDA; translated from the coding sequence ATGAGCTCTAAAGGGCAAATGTTACAAGACCCGTTCCTGAACATCCTGCGCAAGGAACACGTGCCGGTCTCCATCTACCTGGTCAACGGCATCAAGTTGCAGGGTCAGGTCGAATCTTTCGACCAATACGTCGTCCTGTTGAAGAATACGGTGACCCAGATGGTTTACAAACACGCCATCTCCACCGTGGTTCCGGCCCGTCCGGTCAACATCCCGCACGAACATCCGGTGCAAAAGCAGGAACAGGCGCAGGACGCGTAA
- the hflX gene encoding ribosome rescue GTPase HflX, producing MFDRPDLGDQAILVSLDFGDADYQESVAECAELVRGSKVEILGMVQGKRQRPDAALFAGKGKVEEIAVMARATGANVVIFNHALSPGQERNLERALQCRVIDRNSLILDIFAQRARSHEGKLQVELAQLSHLSTRLVRGWTHLERQKGGVGLRGPGETQLETDRRLLGIRVKALKDRLVQVQKQRSTQRRSRNRAGVVSVSIVGYTNAGKSTLFNALTKANIYTADQLFATLDTTSRKLFLNHDCSVVLSDTVGFIRDLPHTLVAAFRATLEETVQADLLLHVVDCASETRETQIDEVNKVLAEIDADGIPQLIVWNKSDLRELPPEIERDDEGRIVAVRVSALRGEGLELLREAIAERVQVSANNHKEPYEHVAE from the coding sequence GTGTTTGATCGTCCCGACTTAGGCGACCAGGCCATCCTGGTCAGCCTGGATTTTGGTGATGCCGACTATCAGGAAAGCGTCGCGGAATGCGCCGAGCTGGTGCGCGGCAGCAAGGTGGAAATCCTGGGCATGGTGCAGGGCAAGCGCCAGCGGCCCGACGCCGCGCTGTTCGCCGGCAAGGGCAAGGTGGAAGAGATAGCCGTCATGGCGCGGGCGACCGGCGCCAATGTGGTGATCTTCAACCACGCGCTGTCGCCGGGCCAGGAGCGCAATCTGGAGCGCGCGCTGCAGTGCCGCGTGATAGACCGCAACAGCCTGATCCTCGACATCTTCGCCCAGCGCGCCCGCAGCCACGAGGGCAAGCTGCAGGTGGAGCTGGCCCAGCTGTCCCATCTGTCGACCCGGCTGGTGCGCGGCTGGACCCACCTGGAGCGGCAGAAGGGCGGCGTCGGCCTGCGCGGCCCCGGCGAGACGCAGCTGGAAACCGACCGCCGTCTGCTCGGCATCCGCGTCAAGGCCTTGAAGGACAGGCTGGTCCAGGTGCAGAAGCAGCGCAGCACCCAACGCAGGAGCCGCAACCGCGCCGGCGTCGTCTCGGTGTCCATCGTCGGCTATACCAACGCCGGCAAGTCCACCTTGTTCAACGCGCTGACCAAGGCCAACATCTACACTGCGGACCAGCTGTTCGCGACGCTGGACACCACCAGCCGCAAACTGTTTCTGAATCACGATTGCTCGGTGGTGCTGTCGGACACCGTCGGTTTCATCCGCGATCTGCCGCACACGCTGGTGGCGGCCTTCCGCGCGACGCTGGAGGAGACGGTGCAGGCGGATCTCTTGCTGCACGTGGTCGACTGCGCCAGCGAGACGCGCGAGACGCAGATCGACGAGGTCAACAAGGTGCTGGCCGAGATCGACGCCGACGGCATCCCGCAGCTGATCGTGTGGAACAAGAGCGACCTGCGCGAGCTGCCGCCGGAGATAGAACGCGACGACGAGGGCCGCATCGTCGCGGTGCGAGTGTCGGCTTTGCGTGGCGAGGGTCTGGAACTCTTGCGCGAGGCGATTGCCGAACGGGTGCAAGTTTCCGCAAACAACCATAAAGAACCATACGAGCATGTCGCAGAATGA
- the hflK gene encoding FtsH protease activity modulator HflK translates to MSQNDPNRGRNGQNGPPDLDEVFRDLNRKLSRLLGAKPGGGGGRPGGTATPPSYGRGAAAVAGVLAALWLASGFYIVDAREEGVVLRLGSYNRVTEPGLQWHAPYPFEKAEIVNLTELRSIEVGYRGSAQNRVPEESLMLTSDQNIIDVQLSVQYDIKDARAFLFNNAARERDGKDLVKQAAETAIREVVGRNKVDFVLNEGRAQIAADARKLIQEVLDRYRAGIRVAKVNINDVQPPQPVLAAFDDAVKAGQDKDKLLNEGMAYANEVVPKAKGMASRLVQEAEGYQQQVVERAQGDAERFKQVLPEYNKAPKVMRDRLYLDMMQQIMNNSSKVLVDQKGGNSLLYLPLDKLTQMASPAAVAPAPSSANPTPAQPASPPAAKNGRDASRGRDFFGAER, encoded by the coding sequence ATGTCGCAGAATGACCCGAACCGTGGCCGCAACGGCCAGAATGGGCCACCGGACCTCGATGAAGTGTTCCGTGATCTGAACAGAAAACTTTCCCGCCTGCTTGGCGCCAAGCCCGGCGGCGGCGGCGGCCGTCCCGGCGGGACGGCGACGCCGCCGTCGTACGGCAGGGGCGCGGCCGCGGTGGCCGGCGTGCTGGCCGCCTTGTGGCTGGCCAGCGGCTTCTACATCGTTGACGCCCGCGAGGAGGGCGTGGTGCTGAGGCTGGGCAGCTACAACCGCGTGACCGAGCCCGGCCTGCAATGGCATGCGCCCTACCCGTTCGAGAAGGCCGAGATCGTCAACCTGACCGAGTTGCGCAGCATCGAGGTCGGCTATCGCGGCAGCGCGCAGAACCGCGTGCCGGAAGAGTCGCTGATGCTGACATCGGACCAGAACATCATCGACGTGCAGTTGTCGGTGCAATACGACATCAAGGACGCGCGCGCCTTCCTGTTCAACAACGCCGCGCGCGAGCGCGACGGCAAGGACCTGGTCAAGCAGGCGGCCGAGACCGCGATCCGCGAAGTGGTTGGTCGCAACAAGGTGGACTTCGTGCTGAACGAGGGCCGCGCCCAGATCGCCGCCGACGCCCGCAAGCTGATCCAGGAGGTGCTGGACCGCTACCGGGCCGGCATCCGAGTCGCCAAGGTCAACATCAACGACGTGCAGCCGCCGCAGCCGGTGCTGGCGGCGTTCGACGACGCGGTCAAGGCGGGACAGGACAAGGACAAGCTGCTGAACGAGGGGATGGCCTACGCCAACGAGGTGGTGCCGAAGGCCAAGGGCATGGCTTCGCGACTGGTGCAGGAAGCGGAAGGCTACCAGCAGCAGGTGGTCGAGCGCGCCCAGGGCGATGCCGAGCGTTTCAAACAGGTGTTGCCTGAATACAACAAGGCGCCCAAGGTCATGCGCGACCGTCTCTACCTGGACATGATGCAGCAGATCATGAACAACAGCAGCAAGGTGCTGGTGGACCAGAAGGGCGGCAACAGCCTGCTCTACCTGCCGCTGGACAAGCTGACCCAGATGGCCTCGCCGGCCGCTGTCGCGCCGGCGCCGTCCTCCGCCAACCCGACTCCGGCCCAGCCGGCCTCGCCGCCGGCGGCGAAGAACGGGCGCGACGCGTCGCGCGGTCGTGATTTCTTTGGAGCGGAGCGATGA
- the hflC gene encoding protease modulator HflC, translating into MTERLIPMLTAAVGVLFIASLSLFTVDQRQYALVFQFGEVVKVISEPGMQFKIPLLQNVRYFDRRVQTIDAEAPELFNTREKKNVLVDSFVKWRVVDVSQFYKSVGSETAAVARLKQTINDGLRAEFGQKTVADVISGQRDLVMETVRKRADADARKIGVEILDVRLKRVDFPDKISSSVYDRMQSERRTVASQLRSEGSADAERVRAEADKQRDVILAEAYRKAQELKGAGDAKAAAIYADAYGKNPEFYAFWRSMDAYKESFKNKSDVLVLDPSSDFFKYLKNPQAGQGKGK; encoded by the coding sequence ATGACTGAAAGACTGATTCCCATGCTGACGGCGGCGGTCGGTGTGCTGTTCATCGCCAGCCTGTCGCTGTTTACCGTCGATCAGCGCCAGTACGCGCTGGTTTTCCAGTTCGGCGAAGTGGTGAAGGTGATCTCCGAGCCGGGCATGCAGTTCAAGATTCCGCTGCTGCAGAATGTCCGCTATTTCGATCGCCGCGTGCAGACGATAGACGCCGAGGCGCCGGAGCTGTTCAACACCCGCGAGAAGAAAAACGTGCTGGTCGACAGCTTCGTCAAATGGCGTGTTGTGGATGTGTCACAGTTCTACAAGAGCGTCGGTTCCGAGACCGCCGCGGTCGCGCGCTTGAAGCAAACCATCAATGACGGCCTGCGCGCCGAGTTCGGCCAGAAGACCGTCGCCGACGTCATTTCCGGCCAGCGCGACCTGGTCATGGAGACGGTTCGCAAGCGCGCGGACGCAGATGCGCGTAAAATAGGCGTGGAAATTCTCGACGTACGCTTAAAACGCGTCGATTTTCCGGATAAAATAAGCAGTTCCGTCTACGACCGCATGCAGTCCGAGCGCCGTACGGTGGCCAGCCAGCTGCGCAGCGAGGGTTCAGCCGACGCCGAGCGCGTCAGGGCCGAAGCCGACAAGCAGCGCGACGTGATCCTGGCCGAGGCCTACCGCAAGGCGCAGGAGCTGAAGGGCGCCGGCGACGCCAAGGCGGCGGCGATCTACGCCGACGCTTACGGCAAGAACCCGGAGTTCTACGCCTTCTGGCGCAGCATGGACGCGTACAAGGAGTCGTTCAAGAACAAGAGCGACGTGCTGGTGCTCGATCCGAGCAGCGATTTCTTCAAATACCTGAAGAATCCGCAGGCAGGACAGGGCAAGGGCAAGTAG
- a CDS encoding ATP phosphoribosyltransferase regulatory subunit has product MRNWLLPEYIADILPATARQVESAKAAMLEGFRVAGYELVLPPLIEYIDSLVSEGDVTLDLKTFKLDDQLSGRQLGLRADITPQVARIDAHLLGGRTGVTRLCYAGSVVHSRPSGLTSSREPLQVGAELYGYAGIEADLEIIALMLSTLENAGVKQLRLDVGHIAIYRGLAAAAGLAPEVSRELFGLLQNKDAAGIASLVAGVAEPYKSAFLALPELYGPAAVLEKARTRLPSLPEVELGLMQLSAIARAMEGRAELSFDLAELRGDFYHTGLMFAAYAPGWSDAIARGGRYDNVGRRFGRARPATGFSLDLRDLLRILPERDSSRGIRVAARDLPAAAAEVARLRAGGEMVVVDYLGESAAALNCDRELVLAADGWQLAPFN; this is encoded by the coding sequence ATGCGCAATTGGCTGTTACCCGAATACATCGCCGACATCCTGCCGGCCACCGCCCGCCAGGTCGAGTCGGCCAAGGCCGCGATGCTGGAAGGCTTCCGCGTGGCTGGCTACGAGCTGGTGCTGCCGCCGCTGATCGAGTACATCGACTCGCTGGTCAGCGAGGGCGACGTCACGCTGGATCTGAAAACCTTCAAGCTGGATGACCAGCTGTCCGGACGCCAGCTGGGCCTGCGCGCCGACATCACGCCGCAGGTGGCGCGCATCGACGCCCACCTGCTCGGCGGGCGCACCGGCGTGACCCGGCTGTGCTATGCCGGCAGCGTGGTGCACAGCCGTCCGTCCGGCCTGACCAGCTCGCGCGAGCCGCTGCAGGTCGGCGCCGAATTGTACGGCTATGCCGGCATCGAGGCCGATCTGGAGATCATCGCGCTGATGCTGTCGACGCTGGAGAACGCCGGCGTGAAACAGCTGAGGCTGGATGTCGGCCACATCGCCATCTACCGCGGCCTGGCCGCGGCGGCCGGCCTCGCGCCGGAAGTGAGCCGCGAGCTGTTCGGCCTGTTGCAGAACAAGGACGCCGCCGGCATCGCCTCGCTGGTGGCCGGCGTCGCCGAGCCGTACAAGAGCGCCTTCCTGGCGCTGCCGGAGCTGTATGGCCCGGCGGCGGTGCTGGAGAAGGCGCGCACCCGGCTGCCGTCGCTGCCGGAAGTGGAGCTGGGCCTGATGCAGCTGTCGGCGATCGCCCGCGCGATGGAGGGCAGGGCGGAGCTGAGCTTCGACCTGGCCGAGCTGCGCGGCGACTTCTACCATACCGGTCTGATGTTCGCGGCGTACGCGCCGGGCTGGTCCGACGCGATCGCCCGCGGCGGCCGCTACGACAATGTCGGCCGCCGCTTCGGCCGCGCCCGTCCGGCCACCGGTTTCAGCCTGGATCTGCGCGACCTGCTGCGCATCCTGCCGGAGCGCGACTCCAGCCGCGGCATCCGCGTCGCGGCGCGCGATCTGCCCGCCGCCGCGGCCGAGGTGGCGCGCCTGCGCGCCGGCGGCGAGATGGTGGTGGTCGATTACCTGGGTGAATCCGCGGCCGCGCTGAACTGCGACCGCGAGCTGGTGCTTGCCGCCGATGGCTGGCAGCTGGCGCCGTTTAACTGA
- a CDS encoding adenylosuccinate synthase, whose translation MSKNVVVIGTQWGDEGKGKIVDWLTDHARAVVRFQGGHNAGHTLWVNGKKTVVRLVPSGILRPDVECFIGNGVVLSPEALLKEIDELEAAGVNASARLKIAEGCPLILPYHIALDQAREAAKGDAKIGTTGRGIGPCYEDKVARRALKVIDLFDPARFETKLKENVDYYNFLLTQLFKAEPVSYEAILADTMKMAERIKPMVADVSRTLYDLNEAGTPILFEGAQGTLLDIDHGTYPYVTSSNCVAGAAAPGAGVPPQMLNYVLGIVKGYATRVGSGPFPTEQENEIGAFLAERGNEFGSVTGRPRRCGWFDAAALKRSIQINGVSGLCVMKLDVMDGLKEIKLCTGYMLNGQKVDILPFGSDAVTKCEPVYETLPGWTGTTVGVKRWEDLPANAQAYLKRIEEVCGAPVDIVSTGPDREETIVLRHPFGL comes from the coding sequence ATGTCCAAGAACGTTGTCGTGATTGGCACCCAATGGGGTGACGAAGGCAAGGGCAAGATCGTTGACTGGCTGACCGACCACGCGCGCGCCGTCGTGCGTTTCCAGGGCGGCCACAATGCCGGCCACACCCTGTGGGTGAATGGCAAGAAGACCGTCGTCCGCCTGGTGCCGTCCGGCATTCTGCGCCCGGACGTCGAGTGCTTCATCGGCAACGGCGTGGTGCTGTCGCCGGAAGCGCTGCTGAAAGAAATCGACGAGCTGGAGGCCGCCGGCGTCAACGCCTCGGCCCGTCTGAAGATCGCCGAGGGTTGCCCGCTGATCCTGCCGTACCACATCGCGCTGGACCAGGCGCGCGAAGCCGCCAAGGGCGATGCCAAGATCGGCACCACCGGCCGCGGCATCGGCCCGTGCTACGAGGACAAGGTCGCGCGCCGCGCGCTGAAGGTCATCGACCTGTTCGATCCGGCCCGCTTCGAGACCAAGCTGAAGGAAAACGTAGACTACTACAACTTCCTGCTGACCCAGCTGTTCAAGGCCGAGCCGGTTAGCTACGAGGCGATCCTGGCCGACACCATGAAGATGGCCGAGCGCATCAAGCCAATGGTGGCCGACGTGTCGCGCACGCTGTACGACCTGAACGAAGCCGGCACGCCTATCCTGTTCGAAGGCGCGCAGGGCACGCTGCTGGACATCGACCACGGCACCTATCCGTACGTGACCTCGTCCAACTGCGTCGCCGGCGCCGCCGCGCCGGGCGCCGGCGTGCCGCCGCAGATGCTCAACTACGTGCTGGGCATCGTCAAGGGCTACGCCACCCGCGTCGGCTCCGGTCCGTTCCCGACCGAGCAGGAAAACGAAATCGGCGCCTTCCTGGCCGAGCGCGGCAACGAGTTCGGCTCCGTTACCGGCCGCCCGCGCCGCTGCGGCTGGTTCGACGCCGCCGCGCTGAAGCGCTCCATCCAGATCAACGGCGTGTCCGGCCTGTGCGTGATGAAGCTGGACGTGATGGACGGCCTGAAAGAGATCAAGCTGTGCACCGGCTACATGCTGAATGGCCAGAAGGTCGACATCCTGCCGTTCGGCTCCGACGCCGTCACCAAGTGCGAGCCGGTGTACGAAACGCTGCCGGGCTGGACCGGCACCACCGTCGGCGTCAAGCGCTGGGAAGACCTGCCGGCCAACGCCCAGGCCTATCTGAAGCGCATCGAAGAGGTTTGCGGCGCCCCGGTAGACATCGTGTCCACCGGTCCGGACCGCGAAGAAACCATCGTGCTGCGCCACCCGTTCGGTCTGTAA
- a CDS encoding VOC family protein, protein MKIRRIIANFDVDDPGRVDAFYRDVLGLELVMDHGWIRTYASGAAMQPQISFASEGGSGTPVPALSVEVDDLEQALARVRDAGIAVEYGPASEPWGVRRFFIRDPLGKLINILQHE, encoded by the coding sequence ATGAAAATCCGCCGCATCATCGCCAATTTCGACGTGGATGACCCAGGCCGGGTCGATGCCTTCTATCGCGACGTGCTAGGCCTGGAATTGGTGATGGATCACGGCTGGATCCGCACCTACGCCTCCGGTGCCGCCATGCAGCCACAGATCAGCTTCGCCAGCGAAGGCGGCTCCGGGACGCCGGTCCCGGCCTTGTCGGTGGAGGTGGATGATCTGGAGCAGGCGCTGGCCAGGGTGCGCGACGCCGGCATTGCCGTCGAATACGGGCCCGCCAGCGAACCCTGGGGCGTGCGCCGCTTCTTCATCCGCGATCCGCTGGGCAAGCTGATAAACATCCTGCAGCACGAATGA
- a CDS encoding cytochrome-c peroxidase yields the protein MRHTLIRSSALAALLIAALSGAAPKPAYLGASYAPSAHPVSAGQLEALGRQLFFDRSLSASGAMSCASCHSPSHAYGPPNGLAAQLGGRDGRQPGTRAVPSLRYLQNVPPFSEHFHDNDGNDSEDAGPTGGYTWDGRADSTHAQAALPLLAANEMANGTPAQAAKRLQASPAAARFRELFGKDIFAHPAQAFDKAVLALETFQQNPKEFYPYDSKYDAYLRGQTKLSAQEARGLKAFNDPAKGNCASCHLSQRSESGAFPAFSDFGHIAVGAPRNPAIAANRDGRYFDLGLCGPYRGDFKRRADYCGLFRTPGLRNVATRQTFFHNGAFHDLRQVLRFYAERDTNPAKWYPKGRDGKTAKFDDLPARYQANVNMEAPFGGKAGGKPAFDEKDIDDMLAFLKTLNDGYKPAGRGKS from the coding sequence ATGCGCCACACCTTGATCCGCAGCAGCGCGCTGGCCGCGCTGCTGATCGCCGCGCTGTCCGGCGCCGCACCCAAGCCCGCCTATCTGGGCGCCAGCTACGCCCCGTCCGCCCACCCGGTCAGCGCCGGGCAGTTGGAGGCGCTGGGTCGCCAGCTGTTCTTCGACCGCTCGCTGTCGGCCTCCGGCGCGATGTCCTGCGCCAGCTGTCACAGCCCCAGCCACGCCTACGGACCGCCGAACGGCCTGGCCGCGCAGCTGGGCGGCCGCGACGGCAGGCAGCCGGGCACCCGCGCCGTCCCGTCGCTGCGCTATCTGCAGAACGTGCCGCCGTTCAGCGAGCATTTCCATGACAACGACGGCAACGACAGCGAGGACGCCGGCCCGACCGGCGGCTATACCTGGGACGGCCGCGCCGACTCCACCCACGCCCAGGCCGCGCTGCCGCTGCTGGCCGCCAACGAGATGGCCAACGGCACGCCGGCCCAGGCGGCAAAGCGGCTGCAGGCCTCGCCGGCCGCCGCCCGCTTCCGTGAACTGTTCGGCAAGGACATCTTCGCGCACCCGGCTCAAGCCTTCGACAAGGCGGTGCTGGCGCTGGAAACCTTCCAGCAGAATCCGAAAGAGTTCTATCCGTACGACAGCAAGTACGACGCCTATCTGCGCGGCCAGACCAAGCTGTCGGCGCAGGAGGCCCGCGGCCTGAAGGCCTTCAACGATCCGGCCAAGGGCAATTGCGCCTCCTGTCACCTGAGCCAGCGCAGCGAAAGCGGCGCCTTCCCCGCCTTCAGCGACTTCGGCCACATCGCCGTCGGCGCGCCACGCAATCCGGCCATCGCCGCCAATCGCGACGGCCGCTATTTCGATCTGGGCCTGTGCGGACCGTATCGCGGCGACTTCAAGCGGCGCGCCGACTATTGCGGCCTGTTCCGCACGCCCGGCCTGCGCAACGTCGCCACCCGCCAGACTTTCTTCCACAACGGCGCCTTCCACGACCTGCGCCAGGTGCTGCGCTTCTACGCCGAGCGCGACACCAATCCGGCCAAGTGGTATCCGAAGGGCCGCGACGGCAAGACCGCCAAATTCGACGACCTGCCGGCCCGCTACCAGGCCAACGTCAACATGGAAGCGCCGTTCGGCGGCAAAGCGGGCGGCAAGCCGGCCTTCGACGAAAAGGACATCGACGACATGCTGGCCTTCCTGAAGACGCTGAACGACGGCTACAAACCCGCCGGCCGGGGCAAGAGCTGA